The genomic window taacgataaaaaaaatgatgcttcaaatagattttaatgttataatcaTCTTTGATAGGTTTGATAGGACTCTCGTCTACTCTATAAAATACgtctaataatttctttttgttaagcGGGTTTAACTCGGGATCAGAGTTTTCAAGAATAACGTcgtttctatttttcttttctaaaacattaatagaaaaaataaagtttatctCTTTATTAGGCGGAAGGTACTAAAACTCAAAGTTTCCATTTTAATAACTCAAACGCATTTTTGAATTATCAAGAAAGTCTTTTTCCAACAATATGTCAAACGCATGGTTGTAtctttaatgattaataatgtTACATCAAAGTAATGACCTTGCAACTTTTCAAAACATAGCTGTTCATAAATTATACCTGAAGTTGTTATTTCTAAATTGTTAACCgctttcaatttcaaattatcGCTCACTTGCAACCACTcattgttttgaaaaaattttaaatatatagattttcTAATTAAGCTTACCGAGCTTCTGGTGTCGATTAACGCAAAAAATGACTGATCCTTATTTTCGAGTGTCCGTACTTTCATAAATAGTGATCTTTTTTTGATGACGTATACGCTGCTACTGGTTAGTTTATCCGATAACGTAGGTTGTTCTGCCCCCGATGAACTCGGCTGATCCAGATGGTTGACTCTAGTGCTGTTTCCGTCCTTCCTGTCGGGTACCTGAACGCTCCGTGACCTTTCTGTCCACATTTGCTGCATGTCTAGTCCTTAGATCAGCAATTCTGTATCGTATGCCTTTTTGCATAGCATCCAGTGCAATTAGGCACAGTTTGATTATTACGCCTCCAACCAGGTCGCGTTTCTCTATTTTCTGAGCGATGGAAAGGTACGCCATTCTCCGCTTTCGGCTGATGAATCTCGGCACCGTCTCCGTTTGCATATCAATGACAAATCTCCGTAAGGCCAGATTTTTCACTCCGTCAGTGagcatttcaattttttctctctcagaAAGTTGCAAGaattgcattaaatttaatttatccacTGCGTAATTGAGGAATTTTTCTGCATTTGTTTTCCACGTGCGACTATTCATTCTCGCAATAATCATTGATATTGACTCCCTTCTTACAAAGTATGCTCTCACCTTGGATTCAAAATCAAGCCATGTGACAATGGTTTCTGATTTTTGATGATTATACCAATACTGCGCTTGTGCCTCCAATTGATTTATGGCAGCAGTTACTAGAGTTTCTTCTGAGACTCTACGTTTTTGAGTGATGCTATTGCATCTGTCAATCCAGCGTTCCACACTTTTATCTTCTTTACTAGAAAATTTTGCGATTAGCTTtgaagcaaattttatttgcccCCAGTTTTGTGATGAAAATGCTTGCAAATTCGTGCTCTCACTCATCATGGTACGCAACAACGGTTTATCCAATCGTGGTACCTGGAATGGTCTCGGGTGCTCCGTTCTTAACAATTTGTGCCACGGCTTGGGCTATCACATTCAGGTCGAATGCATTAGGCGCTCCCGCATTTGCCGCTTCTGCCATATGAATGGGAGGAAAAACCGCTTCAGAGTTTGTGTCATCCCTTGACACTGAATTGACGTCCCCTGCATTTCGATCTTCGACTAAGTTGGGCCCGGCCACTATTAATTGCTTTGGCCATCCATGGGCATCGTAATAATCTGATATTCGATCCTTAATTGCTGCCCGCGTTTCGCGCAAGTCTAATTCAAGTTGTCTGGCGACGTCCTTTAATCCTTTGATGGTTATCTAATAAGGCGCGGCCagacatttttcttttcaatttttgaacacAAATCCGCTCGACTTAAAAATCCGTTGACAAATCTGGGTTCTCCGAGCCCCCGTATCAAACAACTCAAACGATTCTCGGTTGATAAACCTCGAGATTTACTCCGCGCTCTTAAACACCACCGTTACCATTTGAATTAAGTCGGGAAAGAAAATGGTGGTTCTACTCCGACTTTGTCACATCCTGCTTGCTTTAAACTGCCACAAGAATGTCCGCGCCTCGCAAAGATTCTTTGCACATCTCTCACTTTGCAGGTCCCTCTTTTTTTCTGTGACGGTTGCGACCAGGGCTTCCAAGTCCAAGACGGTAGTCAGGCGGCAATCAGGTGGTGGAGATGAAAGCCATGGCTCACGCCGTTCGCGCTCGGCGTTCCGGCTAGTCTCGATTAATCGACTCGCTCAGCGAGTCTCGCTGTCGATAGGCGGGTAACCGcatttt from Solenopsis invicta isolate M01_SB chromosome 2, UNIL_Sinv_3.0, whole genome shotgun sequence includes these protein-coding regions:
- the LOC113004950 gene encoding uncharacterized protein LOC113004950, which produces MQQMWTERSRSVQVPDRKDGNSTRVNHLDQPSSSGAEQPTLSDKLTSSSVYVIKKRSLFMKVRTLENKDQSFFALIDTRSSDGFFSKFDLLDGFHQIGVHRTTQNTLSLRRR